A single window of uncultured Methanospirillum sp. DNA harbors:
- the folD gene encoding bifunctional methylenetetrahydrofolate dehydrogenase/methenyltetrahydrofolate cyclohydrolase FolD: protein MILDGKGLADRRLEILKKEISERGVTPTLATVLVGDDPASAMYVRMKHRACDQVGIRSVNVELPEGATTSEVLDRLKMLNEDPEIDGILVQLPLPSQIDTPQVINAVYPEKDVDGYHPQNMGKLVGGLPGPRSCTPKGIMTILNEYGVQTSGAHAVVIGRSVDVGRPMALLLMLADATVTICHSKTRDLAAITRQADILVSAAGKPNMVTADMVKPGATVIDVGTNHVNGKLCGDVDFQAVSSVAGAITPVPGGVGPMTIVSLMENTLEAALSRCRPAQ from the coding sequence ATGATACTTGACGGAAAAGGACTCGCGGATCGCAGGCTTGAAATCCTGAAAAAGGAGATATCGGAGCGTGGAGTTACCCCTACGCTCGCCACCGTTCTCGTGGGCGACGACCCTGCGTCGGCTATGTATGTACGGATGAAACACCGGGCATGTGACCAGGTGGGAATCAGGTCGGTAAATGTGGAACTCCCAGAAGGAGCAACCACCAGCGAAGTCCTTGACCGTCTGAAGATGCTTAATGAAGATCCGGAGATTGATGGGATTCTTGTGCAACTACCCTTACCATCCCAGATCGACACCCCCCAGGTGATAAACGCGGTATATCCTGAGAAGGATGTCGATGGATATCATCCCCAGAACATGGGAAAACTTGTCGGTGGATTACCAGGGCCGAGATCATGCACCCCCAAAGGGATCATGACTATCCTGAACGAGTACGGGGTTCAGACATCGGGTGCCCATGCTGTGGTCATCGGGAGGAGCGTGGATGTTGGAAGGCCAATGGCACTTCTCCTTATGCTGGCTGATGCTACTGTCACGATCTGCCATAGTAAAACCAGGGATCTCGCAGCGATTACCAGACAGGCTGACATTCTCGTTAGTGCTGCAGGAAAACCAAACATGGTCACTGCTGATATGGTGAAACCCGGAGCAACCGTGATCGATGTAGGAACTAACCATGTAAATGGTAAACTGTGTGGAGATGTTGACTTCCAGGCAGTCAGTTCAGTCGCTGGGGCGATAACACCGGTACCGGGAGGAGTCGGGCCGATGACCATCGTCTCTTTGATGGAGAATACCCTGGAAGCAGCCCTCTCGCGATGCAGACCTGCACAATAA
- the smc gene encoding chromosome segregation protein SMC, whose product MHITHLETDNFKSFGRKTKIPFFPGFTVISGPNGSGKSNIIDSILFVLALSTSRSLRAERLTDLINLNSGKNTAEVELTFSDGTVIKRRIKRTDSTYYNYLYLNGRPCRQGDLLEFLAQRGIIPHGYNVVMQGDINRIIEMSDLERRKIIDEIAGVAEFDQKKALAFEELDRVRSNIQEQNAHLEELTIRLSHLEKQRVQALKYRSLQDRLKYLTSCRSAARLTAKQKELGTIQDSTHEEEKALSQADADISWTTHERDFVKSEIAGVDQEISAKTGSEYMTLISRIAEAKAAIEGFKRDIERQQREKDENDKRLGSIYGETKRQDERLVQKNNEIRDLTIDRTNLAMTLASAKSESGRIGKEIEKQTAEHEQDEQALQLLRKNMISKKDQRSDLLREQDIMIERSRMRSAEEDRLRSRVALLQRDLVSGKETEEEAAKNLQALESEKREYDRRVGLLDTNLYSKRDAQERLRKEIRDLKIEINRKEAQQQAQGRYGKAIEAVLAMDGVYGTIASLARCKPDYSTALNTAAGARLHFVVVEDDHIASEAIQYLKDNNLGRVTFLPLNKLRPKPLPEPPHGSEIIGFATDLLDYDPRFDPAFRVVFAGTVVIDSLDHARKRIGSFRMVTLDGSLLEKSGSMTGGSIRKEAGGFGSSFEDELRRLYADLTKMSDEEAGLNEALTVSSAERDEVQKRRMDLEGLVARSRAGVDVAIRSRTTMEEEIRSLEDQIAVAIASAPGGPEDLAVLEGKIQTISQEISAMQGDIDEITSRLEGTGVPALFEQMDQASRQVEEVERRLRNKENDIAEAQRERGYIERTIAEQKQQMDQIREQSQRYDAGMLDCRSSISGKEQEIKETETTLSRFSRDIEDLQVKRNALVNQMDDFEGKIRDLTGKRERIVVKIESLVEKGKELSEEIASLIEEAAGVTTDMALEVIEEEMGCVALELDRIGDVNMRAIEEYDQVNAVATERKERLEVLGKELEEIIARIEIFSKKKLEAFNLAFSEIARNFREIFARLTVGSGELKLENEEDPFAGGLSFAVQPRDKKVHHLAALSGGEKSLTTLAFIFSIQKYIPAPFYAFDEVDMNLDGANVERIADLIKELSQNSQFINISLRKPMIDCADRIIGVTIRPDKSTLVTGVSIHD is encoded by the coding sequence TTGCATATCACCCATCTCGAGACTGATAACTTTAAGTCGTTTGGCAGAAAGACCAAAATCCCATTTTTTCCGGGTTTTACCGTAATATCCGGGCCTAATGGCTCGGGAAAAAGTAACATTATCGATAGCATTCTTTTTGTCCTTGCCTTGTCCACTTCACGTTCTCTCCGTGCAGAACGTCTGACTGATCTGATCAACCTTAATTCGGGGAAAAATACTGCTGAAGTCGAACTGACCTTCTCTGATGGGACTGTCATTAAAAGGCGGATAAAGCGGACTGACAGTACGTATTACAATTATCTGTACCTGAACGGCCGTCCATGCAGACAGGGAGATCTTCTGGAGTTCCTGGCTCAAAGGGGCATTATCCCCCACGGCTACAATGTCGTCATGCAGGGTGATATCAACCGGATTATTGAGATGAGTGATCTGGAGCGGAGAAAGATCATCGATGAGATAGCAGGGGTAGCGGAGTTTGATCAGAAGAAAGCCCTTGCATTTGAGGAGCTTGACCGGGTAAGGAGTAATATCCAGGAACAGAATGCCCACCTGGAAGAACTAACAATACGGCTGTCCCATCTGGAAAAACAACGTGTCCAGGCCCTCAAATATCGTTCCCTGCAAGATCGACTCAAGTATCTGACGAGCTGCCGTTCCGCTGCCCGCTTAACTGCAAAACAAAAAGAACTCGGAACAATTCAGGACAGCACCCATGAGGAAGAAAAGGCTCTGTCCCAGGCCGATGCGGATATTTCATGGACAACTCATGAGCGTGATTTTGTAAAGAGTGAGATCGCTGGTGTAGATCAGGAGATAAGTGCGAAGACCGGGAGCGAATATATGACTCTCATCTCCCGCATTGCTGAAGCAAAGGCTGCCATAGAAGGGTTTAAGCGTGATATTGAACGTCAGCAGCGGGAAAAAGATGAGAATGACAAACGCCTCGGTTCGATCTATGGTGAGACGAAGCGACAGGATGAGCGTCTCGTCCAGAAAAACAACGAAATCCGTGATCTGACAATCGATCGGACCAACCTTGCCATGACTCTTGCATCTGCGAAGAGTGAATCCGGCCGTATCGGGAAAGAGATAGAGAAACAGACTGCTGAACATGAGCAGGATGAGCAGGCTTTGCAGCTTCTCCGAAAGAATATGATCTCCAAGAAGGATCAGCGTAGTGACCTTCTCCGTGAACAGGATATCATGATCGAGCGTTCCCGGATGAGAAGTGCTGAAGAGGATCGTCTCCGATCCAGAGTTGCCCTTCTCCAACGTGATCTTGTATCCGGCAAGGAGACCGAAGAGGAAGCCGCAAAGAATCTTCAAGCGCTGGAGTCTGAAAAGCGTGAGTATGATCGCAGGGTGGGTCTCCTTGATACAAATCTCTATTCGAAACGGGATGCACAGGAGCGTTTGAGAAAAGAGATTCGTGATCTGAAGATCGAGATCAATCGCAAAGAAGCCCAGCAACAGGCACAGGGACGGTACGGAAAAGCGATAGAAGCTGTTCTTGCAATGGATGGGGTATACGGAACCATTGCGAGTCTTGCCCGTTGTAAGCCGGATTATTCAACAGCTCTTAATACTGCCGCAGGAGCAAGGCTCCACTTTGTGGTGGTTGAAGACGACCATATCGCATCTGAAGCCATCCAGTACCTGAAGGACAATAATCTGGGAAGAGTTACTTTCCTTCCGCTTAATAAGCTCAGGCCCAAACCGCTTCCTGAACCCCCCCATGGCTCTGAAATTATCGGGTTCGCGACAGATCTCCTTGATTATGATCCCCGGTTTGATCCTGCATTCAGGGTCGTTTTCGCTGGGACAGTCGTGATAGACTCTCTTGATCACGCTAGGAAACGAATCGGCTCTTTCAGGATGGTCACTCTGGACGGTTCTCTCCTGGAGAAAAGCGGGAGTATGACTGGTGGAAGCATCCGAAAAGAGGCTGGAGGGTTTGGTAGTTCTTTTGAAGATGAACTTCGCCGGTTATATGCTGATCTTACGAAGATGAGCGATGAAGAGGCTGGTCTCAATGAGGCTCTTACGGTATCATCTGCTGAACGCGATGAGGTTCAGAAGAGAAGGATGGATCTGGAAGGGCTTGTTGCCAGGTCCCGTGCCGGGGTGGATGTCGCTATCAGATCCAGGACTACTATGGAGGAGGAGATCAGGAGTCTTGAAGATCAGATTGCAGTGGCCATCGCATCGGCGCCTGGAGGCCCTGAAGATCTTGCAGTTCTTGAAGGGAAGATTCAGACAATCAGCCAGGAAATTTCTGCAATGCAGGGAGATATCGATGAGATTACCTCCCGTTTAGAAGGGACAGGTGTACCTGCCCTGTTTGAGCAGATGGATCAGGCATCCCGTCAGGTTGAGGAGGTTGAACGGCGCCTCCGAAATAAAGAGAATGATATTGCTGAAGCACAGCGTGAGCGTGGTTATATCGAACGAACCATCGCAGAGCAGAAGCAGCAGATGGATCAGATCAGGGAGCAGAGTCAACGATATGATGCCGGGATGCTTGATTGTCGCTCCTCAATATCAGGAAAAGAACAGGAGATAAAAGAGACCGAGACAACCCTCTCCCGGTTTTCACGAGATATCGAGGATCTCCAGGTAAAGAGAAATGCTCTTGTCAACCAGATGGATGACTTTGAAGGGAAAATCAGGGATCTCACCGGAAAGCGTGAACGCATTGTTGTTAAGATTGAGAGTCTTGTTGAAAAAGGGAAGGAGTTATCTGAAGAGATTGCCTCTCTGATCGAAGAAGCGGCCGGAGTGACTACTGACATGGCCCTTGAAGTAATCGAGGAGGAGATGGGCTGTGTCGCTCTTGAACTTGATCGAATCGGTGATGTGAACATGAGGGCCATTGAGGAGTATGATCAGGTCAATGCTGTTGCCACTGAACGGAAAGAGCGCCTTGAAGTGCTGGGTAAAGAACTTGAAGAGATTATTGCACGCATAGAAATCTTTTCAAAGAAGAAACTTGAAGCATTTAATCTGGCATTTTCAGAGATTGCCAGGAACTTCAGGGAGATATTTGCAAGACTGACGGTTGGGAGTGGTGAACTCAAACTGGAGAATGAAGAAGATCCCTTTGCCGGGGGCTTATCCTTTGCGGTCCAGCCCCGGGATAAAAAAGTGCAT
- the cofE gene encoding coenzyme F420-0:L-glutamate ligase — translation MPSYSLFGIKTGLIHHGEEILPFLLSGMAKLELTLADGDILVIAESALATAEGRLVSLDQENPSQEAEELAAQYELDPRLAEIVLRESDEIVGGIPGFLLCTSKGNLLPNAGVDGSNAPDGMVSLLPADPNQSARKIREEIFRLKDVSVAVLVIDSRTHPMRYGCSGVAIGCSGIPSVLDERGKKDLFGRELKVTRRAIADNIASAAELLMGEADEGIPAVLVRGLDIQVGNFEGVEQIAADECLFMGIISKNAQRRSP, via the coding sequence ATGCCCTCATATAGCCTTTTTGGAATAAAAACCGGACTCATTCATCACGGTGAAGAGATCCTACCTTTTCTCTTGTCAGGAATGGCCAAACTGGAACTGACCCTGGCTGATGGCGATATTCTGGTGATCGCCGAGTCTGCACTTGCAACTGCAGAAGGAAGGCTTGTGTCTCTTGATCAGGAAAATCCCTCACAAGAGGCAGAGGAACTGGCTGCTCAGTATGAACTGGATCCCAGGCTTGCTGAGATCGTACTCAGAGAGTCTGATGAGATAGTCGGGGGTATTCCGGGATTTCTTCTCTGCACATCAAAGGGTAACCTTCTTCCGAATGCCGGTGTTGACGGATCAAATGCTCCGGATGGGATGGTATCTCTTCTTCCTGCAGATCCAAACCAGAGTGCAAGGAAGATCAGGGAAGAGATCTTCCGGTTGAAAGATGTCTCTGTAGCAGTTCTCGTCATCGACAGCAGAACTCACCCGATGCGCTACGGATGCAGCGGAGTTGCAATAGGATGCTCCGGAATTCCATCTGTTCTTGATGAGCGGGGAAAAAAAGATCTCTTTGGCAGAGAACTCAAGGTTACCAGGAGAGCAATCGCGGACAATATTGCATCAGCAGCTGAACTTTTAATGGGTGAAGCAGATGAGGGAATACCGGCGGTGTTGGTAAGAGGTCTTGATATACAGGTAGGAAATTTTGAGGGTGTTGAGCAGATAGCAGCTGATGAGTGCCTATTCATGGGGATCATCTCAAAAAATGCTCAACGAAGGTCTCCTTAA
- the glyA gene encoding serine hydroxymethyltransferase — MAYLEKIDPEIAEIIEKEKSRQINGLELIASENLVSQAVLEAMGSILTNKYAEGYPGKRYYGGCEFHDQAENLARDRVCSLFGAEHANVQPHSGSQANMAVYFSAIKPGDKILSMNLSQGGHLSHGSPVNFSGIIYEAHQYGVDLKTETMDYGTIAEMAKKIKPKMIVCGASAYPREIDFKAFAEIANDVDAYCVADIAHIAGLCATGIHPSPVGKTTFTTSTTHKTLRGPRGGFVLCDKEWAQPLDKAVFPGMQGGPLMHIIAAKAVCFKEASTKEFKKYAEQVVKNSRILGETLKGHGVRLVSGGTDNHLCLLDLTNFGLTGLEAEKALGCAGITVNKNTIPNETKSPFVTSGLRIGTPAVTSRGMKEEDMRQIGDWIAAVIKDIKNEALQAKICDEVKEMASKFPLYPDLV, encoded by the coding sequence ATGGCCTATCTGGAAAAGATCGATCCAGAAATTGCAGAGATCATCGAAAAAGAGAAATCCCGTCAGATTAACGGACTCGAACTTATCGCTTCAGAGAACCTTGTCAGCCAGGCAGTTCTCGAAGCCATGGGATCGATCCTGACCAATAAATATGCTGAAGGATATCCTGGAAAACGATATTACGGTGGTTGTGAGTTTCATGATCAGGCAGAAAACCTGGCACGGGATCGTGTCTGCTCCCTCTTTGGTGCTGAACATGCGAATGTGCAGCCCCACTCTGGTTCACAGGCCAACATGGCAGTGTATTTTAGCGCCATAAAACCTGGTGACAAAATTCTCTCCATGAATCTCTCCCAGGGTGGCCATCTCTCACATGGATCGCCGGTGAATTTTTCAGGAATTATTTATGAAGCCCATCAGTACGGTGTCGACTTAAAGACTGAGACGATGGACTACGGCACTATCGCTGAGATGGCAAAAAAGATCAAACCAAAAATGATAGTCTGCGGAGCGAGTGCCTACCCGCGGGAGATTGACTTCAAAGCATTTGCCGAGATCGCAAATGATGTCGATGCATACTGTGTTGCAGACATTGCTCACATTGCAGGTCTCTGTGCAACGGGCATTCACCCAAGTCCGGTTGGGAAGACAACGTTCACTACCTCAACTACACACAAAACCCTCCGGGGCCCACGTGGAGGATTTGTTCTTTGTGACAAGGAATGGGCACAGCCTCTTGACAAAGCAGTGTTCCCGGGAATGCAGGGCGGTCCACTTATGCACATCATCGCAGCAAAGGCGGTCTGTTTTAAGGAAGCATCCACAAAGGAGTTCAAAAAATATGCCGAGCAGGTTGTGAAAAACTCCCGGATCCTTGGCGAGACATTGAAAGGCCATGGGGTAAGACTGGTATCAGGTGGCACCGATAACCACCTCTGCCTTCTTGATCTGACCAACTTCGGGCTCACCGGCCTGGAGGCGGAAAAAGCACTCGGCTGCGCAGGCATCACGGTCAATAAGAATACCATTCCAAACGAGACCAAAAGTCCGTTCGTCACCAGTGGTCTGCGGATAGGAACTCCTGCAGTAACCAGCAGGGGGATGAAGGAAGAGGATATGAGGCAGATTGGAGACTGGATTGCTGCAGTGATAAAGGATATCAAGAACGAGGCACTTCAGGCAAAGATCTGTGATGAAGTAAAGGAAATGGCCAGTAAATTCCCATTATATCCGGACCTTGTATGA
- the folP gene encoding dihydropteroate synthase: MGIINISPESFFSGSYVPDEKIRITAEEMITQGADLIDIGARSTAPGSRIITVNEEKERLISALKTLDGSGITVSVDTMHPDVLDAALDHDVHVVNDISGLINPGMAQIMAEEKVPGILMATNQTPGDCLNFQDTLHSLQAVSDRALSAGISEFILDPGVGRWIPERTPDADFELCKRFQELSQLNRPFLAAVSRKSFLGSVIGQGPEDRLSATLAITSHLVLSGAAMIRTHDIPETKDLIEVLSALRMA, translated from the coding sequence ATGGGCATAATAAACATCAGCCCTGAATCTTTTTTTTCTGGTTCGTATGTACCTGATGAGAAGATCCGGATTACAGCAGAGGAGATGATTACCCAGGGTGCAGATCTTATCGATATCGGAGCACGAAGTACTGCCCCAGGTAGTAGAATTATCACAGTAAATGAAGAGAAGGAAAGGCTCATCTCAGCGTTAAAAACTCTCGATGGATCAGGAATCACGGTGAGTGTTGATACCATGCATCCTGATGTTCTGGATGCAGCACTCGATCATGACGTCCATGTGGTAAACGACATTTCAGGACTCATTAATCCCGGGATGGCACAAATCATGGCAGAGGAGAAAGTGCCGGGAATCCTGATGGCAACAAATCAGACACCAGGCGACTGTCTAAACTTCCAGGATACATTACACTCACTCCAGGCAGTCAGTGATCGGGCCCTCAGTGCCGGGATAAGTGAATTTATTCTGGACCCTGGCGTTGGGAGATGGATCCCTGAGAGAACTCCTGATGCTGATTTTGAACTCTGCAAGCGGTTTCAAGAACTCTCACAACTCAATCGCCCGTTTCTTGCAGCAGTTTCAAGAAAGTCCTTTCTCGGTTCAGTAATAGGACAAGGGCCCGAAGACCGCCTTTCTGCAACCCTGGCAATAACTTCTCATCTGGTCCTTTCAGGTGCTGCTATGATCCGGACTCATGACATACCAGAGACAAAAGATCTCATAGAAGTGTTGTCAGCACTAAGGATGGCATAA